One region of Trinickia violacea genomic DNA includes:
- a CDS encoding pilin, whose amino-acid sequence MFVFSLVRFSSRGGGLLLSLSGQWGARIARTCRKAGFTLIELMIVLAIVGVIAAYAIPAYQDYLARSRVGEGLSLASSARLAVAENAASGNALAGGYSSPPATRNVESVRIDDDTGQITVSYTTRVAPEGSNTLVLVPSLPDNADTPTARIALSKGAAPAGSVTWECFSGGKSASSLPAPGAGPLPSEAPTLPAKLAPPECRA is encoded by the coding sequence ATGTTCGTTTTTTCTCTTGTCCGCTTCTCGAGCCGCGGTGGCGGCTTGCTCTTGTCTCTCTCCGGGCAATGGGGCGCCCGCATCGCGCGCACGTGCCGCAAGGCCGGGTTCACGCTGATCGAGTTGATGATCGTGCTCGCGATCGTCGGGGTCATCGCCGCGTATGCGATCCCCGCTTACCAGGACTATCTGGCGCGCAGCCGGGTGGGCGAGGGCTTGTCGCTGGCGTCGTCGGCGCGGCTTGCCGTCGCCGAGAACGCGGCCAGCGGCAACGCGCTCGCCGGGGGCTACTCGTCGCCGCCGGCCACGCGCAACGTCGAGTCGGTGCGTATCGACGACGACACCGGCCAAATCACCGTGAGCTACACGACGCGCGTCGCGCCCGAGGGCTCCAATACGCTCGTGCTGGTGCCGTCGCTGCCCGACAACGCGGATACGCCGACGGCGCGCATCGCGCTTTCGAAGGGCGCAGCGCCCGCCGGTTCGGTGACGTGGGAGTGCTTCTCGGGCGGCAAGAGCGCGTCGTCGTTGCCGGCTCCGGGAGCGGGACCGCTGCCGTCCGAAGCCCCGACGCTGCCCGCGAAATTGGCGCCGCCCGAGTGCCGCGCGTGA
- a CDS encoding PglL family O-oligosaccharyltransferase, giving the protein MPSPFARYLSLVLLAFALILPYAVTNHTYPIPTFYAEFTALALYLLVGAGVLFLVTSARPRVPYASPVVALVPLAFGLLLVAQTFLLPVAQPSMNWLGAGFLLAAFVTVHAGYGFARANLSEDALRWAAGALIAGALFAVLCQLVQLFHAEVRFSPFVVAYNITVERRPFGNMAQANHLATVIAFGMAGAMYLAQTRRLNLVLWALVSAICALGQALTVSRGPWLQTGVIVVAGFWMAAAESRRHSGVRRNTREWLIPFALVAIFLVVNVAVRWANVHYNLGLAVSAADRFKDEGQIAPRIALWKYGLTMFKSHPLLGVGWGEFPRFQFALANALGGVEIANNSHDIFIDLLAKSGLLGLGILLIGLLAWLVRVVVAPQSAPRVFGLALIGALLMHALVEYPQQYMFFLLPAMFIFGLLETKPLRFVPSGLSLGIQVVLVVGGLAALYPIYRDYQRSEVLYYGEHPAEEYRADPSFLFGAWGEYGMATLLPIDRKDLPMKLDMHKQAIALLPGETVLRRYAVLQALDGQQSAAFDTVARLKIFAEELHDWPSQLASLYALCDEQQSVLAGFKAELVKKYGLPPKDANQDDDDSDD; this is encoded by the coding sequence ATGCCTTCCCCATTTGCACGTTATTTGTCGCTGGTTTTGCTGGCTTTCGCGTTGATTCTTCCCTACGCGGTCACTAACCATACCTATCCGATCCCGACTTTCTACGCGGAATTCACCGCGCTCGCGCTGTACCTGCTGGTCGGCGCCGGCGTTTTGTTTCTCGTGACGAGCGCGCGCCCGCGAGTTCCCTACGCTTCGCCCGTTGTCGCGCTCGTGCCGCTCGCGTTCGGCCTGTTGCTCGTGGCGCAGACATTCCTGCTCCCCGTCGCCCAGCCGTCGATGAACTGGCTTGGCGCCGGATTCCTGCTCGCCGCCTTCGTGACCGTGCACGCGGGCTATGGGTTTGCCCGCGCGAACCTGTCCGAGGACGCGTTGCGCTGGGCGGCGGGCGCGCTGATCGCCGGTGCGCTCTTCGCTGTCCTCTGTCAGCTTGTTCAGCTTTTTCACGCTGAGGTGCGTTTCTCGCCGTTCGTCGTCGCGTACAACATCACCGTCGAGCGTCGGCCGTTCGGCAACATGGCGCAGGCGAATCACCTCGCCACCGTGATCGCGTTCGGCATGGCAGGCGCGATGTACCTCGCGCAAACGCGACGCCTCAACCTGGTTCTGTGGGCGTTGGTCTCGGCGATCTGCGCGCTCGGGCAGGCGCTCACCGTGTCGCGCGGGCCTTGGCTGCAGACGGGCGTGATCGTCGTCGCGGGGTTCTGGATGGCGGCAGCCGAATCGCGGCGGCACAGCGGCGTGCGGCGTAATACGCGCGAGTGGCTGATTCCGTTCGCGCTCGTCGCGATTTTCCTCGTCGTGAACGTGGCGGTGCGCTGGGCCAACGTGCATTACAACCTTGGTCTGGCCGTATCGGCAGCGGACCGCTTCAAGGACGAAGGTCAGATCGCGCCGCGCATCGCGCTGTGGAAATACGGCTTGACGATGTTCAAGTCGCATCCGCTCCTCGGTGTCGGCTGGGGGGAGTTTCCGCGTTTTCAGTTCGCGCTTGCGAATGCGCTTGGCGGCGTCGAGATCGCGAACAACTCGCATGACATCTTCATCGACCTGCTCGCGAAGTCCGGCCTGTTGGGCCTCGGCATTCTGCTGATCGGCCTTTTGGCGTGGCTCGTGCGCGTGGTGGTCGCACCGCAGAGCGCGCCGCGCGTGTTCGGTCTTGCGCTCATCGGCGCGCTGCTGATGCACGCGCTCGTCGAATATCCGCAGCAGTACATGTTCTTCCTGCTGCCGGCGATGTTCATCTTCGGGCTGCTCGAGACCAAACCGCTGCGCTTCGTGCCGAGCGGGTTGTCGCTCGGCATCCAGGTGGTGCTCGTGGTCGGCGGTCTGGCTGCGCTGTATCCGATCTACCGCGACTACCAGCGCTCGGAAGTGCTGTATTACGGCGAACATCCCGCGGAGGAATATCGCGCCGATCCGTCGTTCCTGTTTGGCGCATGGGGCGAGTACGGGATGGCGACGCTGCTGCCGATCGACCGCAAAGATCTGCCGATGAAGCTCGACATGCACAAGCAGGCGATTGCGCTATTGCCGGGCGAGACCGTGTTGCGCCGCTACGCCGTGCTTCAGGCGCTCGACGGGCAGCAGAGCGCCGCGTTCGATACGGTGGCGCGTCTGAAGATCTTCGCGGAGGAGCTGCACGACTGGCCGTCGCAACTCGCTTCGCTCTACGCGCTGTGCGACGAGCAGCAGTCGGTGCTGGCCGGCTTCAAGGCCGAGCTGGTGAAGAAGTACGGCTTGCCGCCGAAGGACGCCAACCAGGACGATGACGATAGCGACGATTGA
- the moaC gene encoding cyclic pyranopterin monophosphate synthase MoaC: protein MPELTHFDAAGQAHMVDVGGKQETKRIALARGSIRMLPETLELIRGGNAKKGDVLGVARIAAIQGAKRTADLIPLCHPLALTRVTVDFALDDALPGVVCTAQVETLGRTGVEMEALTAVQVGLLTVYDMCKAADRGMTITEVKVLEKHGGKSGDWVAP, encoded by the coding sequence ATGCCAGAACTCACCCATTTCGACGCAGCCGGCCAGGCTCATATGGTCGACGTCGGCGGCAAGCAGGAAACGAAGCGCATCGCGCTCGCGCGCGGCTCGATCCGCATGCTGCCCGAAACGCTCGAGCTGATCCGGGGCGGCAACGCCAAGAAGGGCGACGTGCTCGGTGTCGCGCGCATCGCGGCGATCCAGGGCGCGAAGCGCACCGCCGATTTGATTCCGCTGTGCCATCCGCTCGCGTTGACGCGCGTCACCGTGGATTTCGCACTCGACGACGCACTGCCGGGCGTCGTCTGCACCGCGCAGGTCGAGACGCTCGGCCGCACCGGCGTCGAAATGGAAGCGCTGACGGCCGTGCAGGTCGGCTTGCTGACGGTCTACGACATGTGCAAGGCCGCCGATCGCGGGATGACGATTACCGAAGTGAAGGTGCTCGAGAAGCACGGCGGCAAGTCAGGGGATTGGGTCGCGCCGTAA
- a CDS encoding M48 family metalloprotease produces MLCFNRLVAAALAVALAVPPAAFGQQLSDAPPSDGPPLEIGPLNSSVISLVPPGIASGVFGPYGSKDSRLAGGNGTANGNASLRAPLTAVQLPDLGDGSGGALTLQEERKVGERVMRQVRRGPGYLADWLTRDYLNSVAARLAAAASAQYIGGYKPDFQLFAIRDPQINAFSMPGGFIGINTGLFVTTQTESELASVIGHEMGHVLQRHIARMIAVNERSGYAALAGVLFGILAGMIANSGDLGSAIVLGGHAYAVDEQLRFSRAAEHEADRVGFQMLAAAGYDPYGMPSFFERLERASMSDAGVPAYARTHPLTTDRLADIEDRARRAPYRQPRQSPEFGFVRARLRVLQDRSPSEYAGDVRRFTAEIEDKTAPNVAANWYGIAVAQMLIGRYDAADAALDKARRIFTADEVQEGEVARSSPSLDVLASDIARRAGRADDAVRLGEIAQRRWPGSHAAIDIHLQALLAARRFADAQALALQATRADPDEPAWWRYLARASAGAGDALAQHRATAEALALEGAWPSAVRQLKAARDIEAIDFYDLSIVKARLHEFEARYKAEREDERNMR; encoded by the coding sequence ATGCTTTGTTTCAATCGATTGGTCGCAGCAGCGCTTGCTGTGGCGCTCGCCGTGCCGCCGGCGGCGTTCGGGCAGCAACTGTCAGACGCTCCGCCGTCAGATGGCCCGCCCCTGGAAATCGGCCCGCTCAATTCGAGCGTGATCTCGCTCGTGCCGCCTGGCATCGCATCCGGCGTGTTCGGCCCATATGGCAGCAAGGACAGCCGGCTCGCGGGCGGAAACGGCACCGCTAACGGCAATGCCAGTTTGCGCGCACCGCTTACCGCCGTGCAATTGCCGGATCTCGGCGACGGCTCGGGCGGCGCGCTCACGCTGCAAGAAGAGCGCAAAGTCGGCGAGCGCGTGATGCGCCAAGTCCGGCGCGGCCCTGGCTACCTTGCCGACTGGCTCACGCGCGACTATCTGAATTCCGTGGCCGCGCGGCTCGCCGCCGCAGCGAGCGCGCAGTACATCGGCGGCTACAAACCTGATTTCCAGCTATTTGCGATTCGAGATCCGCAAATCAACGCGTTCTCCATGCCGGGCGGTTTCATCGGCATCAATACCGGGCTTTTCGTCACGACGCAGACCGAATCGGAACTCGCCTCGGTCATCGGGCACGAGATGGGGCATGTGCTGCAGCGGCATATCGCACGGATGATCGCGGTCAATGAGCGCAGCGGCTATGCGGCGCTCGCGGGCGTGCTGTTCGGGATTCTCGCGGGCATGATCGCGAACAGCGGCGACTTGGGCAGCGCGATCGTGCTCGGCGGGCACGCGTATGCGGTCGACGAGCAGTTGCGCTTCTCGCGGGCGGCCGAGCACGAGGCCGACCGCGTCGGGTTCCAGATGCTCGCGGCGGCCGGCTACGATCCGTACGGCATGCCGTCGTTCTTCGAGCGGCTCGAGCGCGCGTCGATGAGCGACGCGGGCGTGCCGGCTTATGCGCGCACCCATCCGCTGACCACCGACCGTCTCGCCGATATCGAAGACCGCGCTCGCCGCGCGCCGTACCGGCAGCCACGCCAGTCGCCGGAATTCGGCTTCGTGCGCGCGCGCCTGCGCGTCTTGCAGGACCGCTCGCCGAGCGAATATGCCGGAGACGTCAGGCGCTTCACCGCCGAGATCGAAGACAAGACCGCGCCGAACGTCGCCGCGAACTGGTATGGCATCGCGGTCGCGCAAATGCTGATTGGCCGCTACGACGCCGCTGACGCAGCGCTCGACAAGGCGCGCCGCATTTTCACTGCTGACGAAGTCCAGGAGGGAGAGGTGGCGCGCAGCTCGCCGAGCCTCGATGTGCTCGCGTCGGACATTGCCCGCCGCGCCGGCCGCGCCGACGACGCGGTGCGCTTGGGCGAGATTGCGCAGCGCCGCTGGCCCGGCTCGCATGCGGCGATCGATATCCATCTTCAGGCGTTGCTTGCGGCACGCCGCTTTGCCGATGCGCAGGCGCTCGCCCTGCAAGCAACGCGCGCCGATCCGGACGAACCGGCTTGGTGGCGCTATCTGGCGCGTGCGAGCGCGGGCGCCGGCGACGCGCTCGCGCAGCATCGCGCGACGGCCGAGGCGTTGGCGCTGGAGGGTGCGTGGCCGTCGGCGGTCCGGCAGCTGAAGGCGGCGCGCGATATCGAGGCGATCGACTTCTACGACCTGTCGATCGTCAAAGCGCGGTTGCACGAATTCGAAGCGCGCTACAAGGCAGAGCGGGAAGACGAAAGGAATATGCGGTGA
- a CDS encoding DUF2946 family protein — protein MDEIVKQALAKWPNVPHCTGWLLLDRRGAWRMRDEAAQAAGASGTPIRHPALIGFICRNYESDERGQWFFQNGPQRVYVELAYTPWIVRLARDVAGGGALTLTDQTGGVFAPSAVFADDEGGILFADASKPARVAALHDHDLDLFSDVSTLAEDGLSGQFHWRVGVDLPLRMMRRAEVAAHFGFVASPAAAAN, from the coding sequence ATGGATGAAATCGTCAAACAGGCGCTCGCCAAATGGCCGAACGTGCCGCACTGCACCGGATGGCTCCTGCTCGATCGGCGCGGCGCCTGGCGCATGCGCGACGAAGCGGCGCAAGCGGCCGGTGCGAGCGGCACGCCGATCCGTCATCCGGCGCTGATCGGCTTCATCTGCCGCAACTACGAGTCCGACGAGCGCGGCCAGTGGTTCTTTCAGAACGGGCCGCAGCGCGTGTACGTCGAGCTGGCTTATACGCCGTGGATCGTGCGGCTGGCGCGCGATGTGGCGGGCGGTGGTGCACTGACGCTGACCGATCAGACCGGCGGCGTGTTCGCCCCCTCAGCTGTGTTTGCCGACGATGAAGGCGGCATCTTGTTCGCCGATGCGTCGAAACCGGCGCGCGTCGCGGCATTGCACGACCACGACCTCGATCTGTTCTCCGACGTTTCGACGCTCGCCGAAGATGGGCTCAGCGGGCAGTTCCACTGGCGTGTGGGCGTCGATCTGCCGCTGCGGATGATGCGGCGCGCAGAGGTGGCGGCGCATTTCGGGTTTGTCGCGAGTCCGGCGGCCGCAGCTAATTGA
- a CDS encoding YheT family hydrolase, giving the protein MPAAERSAKDRSALVDMLYDPPLWLPTSHAQTIVPALFGRRPSVDYRRERWDTPDGDFIDLDWLDYRAPGARGAAATPAATAPLFVLFHGLEGNSDSHYARTLMSAAYARGWHGVVPHFRSCSGPLNLLPRFYHLADSNEVDWVLRRLRDAHQGPIVVAGVSLGGNVLLRWLGERREDASFIAAAAAISAPLDVHAGGHALSQGFSKVYTRSFLKTLKHKALLKLDQYPGLFDRDAMLASRTMYEYDNVVTAPLHGFRDTDDYWTRATTRPLLPHVAVPTLVLNARNDPFLPYTALPTRADVSAAIELDQPDAGGHVGFMTGPFPGRLDWLSRRVFSYLTPFAIDG; this is encoded by the coding sequence ATGCCGGCGGCCGAAAGGTCCGCAAAGGACAGAAGCGCGCTCGTCGACATGCTGTACGACCCGCCGCTCTGGCTCCCGACGAGCCACGCGCAGACCATCGTTCCCGCGCTGTTCGGGCGCCGCCCTTCCGTCGACTACCGGCGCGAGCGCTGGGACACCCCCGACGGCGATTTCATCGATCTCGACTGGCTCGATTACCGCGCACCCGGCGCACGGGGCGCCGCCGCCACGCCTGCCGCGACCGCCCCGCTCTTCGTGCTGTTCCACGGCCTCGAAGGCAATTCGGATTCGCACTACGCGCGCACGCTGATGTCGGCGGCCTACGCGCGCGGCTGGCACGGCGTCGTACCCCACTTCCGCAGCTGCAGCGGGCCGCTCAACCTGCTGCCGCGCTTCTATCACCTCGCAGACAGCAACGAAGTCGACTGGGTGCTGCGCCGCTTGCGCGACGCGCATCAGGGACCGATCGTCGTCGCGGGCGTGTCGCTGGGCGGCAACGTGCTGTTGCGCTGGCTCGGCGAGCGGCGCGAGGATGCGTCGTTCATCGCGGCGGCGGCGGCCATCTCGGCGCCGCTCGACGTCCACGCGGGCGGGCACGCGCTGTCGCAGGGCTTCTCGAAGGTCTACACGAGGAGCTTCCTGAAGACGCTCAAGCACAAGGCGCTCTTGAAGCTCGACCAATACCCGGGCCTCTTCGATCGCGACGCGATGCTCGCGAGCCGCACGATGTACGAGTACGACAACGTCGTCACCGCGCCGCTGCATGGTTTTCGCGATACCGACGACTACTGGACGCGCGCGACCACGCGCCCGCTTCTGCCGCACGTCGCCGTGCCGACGCTCGTCCTCAACGCGCGCAACGACCCGTTCCTGCCGTACACGGCGCTGCCGACGCGCGCGGACGTCTCGGCAGCGATCGAACTCGACCAGCCCGACGCGGGCGGTCACGTCGGCTTCATGACGGGGCCGTTCCCGGGCCGCTTGGACTGGCTGTCGCGCCGCGTGTTCTCCTACCTCACGCCCTTCGCTATCGATGGATGA
- a CDS encoding nuclear transport factor 2 family protein, with protein MPRFARLFEAAADSLNAFYQAVTDGSIDSMMSLWIDEDFASYICADGSHWHGLEHIRAGLAAQLEAGALPASIEPLDIRVYDSLGTVVYAIAEAHQPADPLETPRMVFSTYVMVHERGEWRIAHIHASPMPDDTATHFAAKLRHGQGPLH; from the coding sequence ATGCCACGTTTTGCCCGCCTCTTCGAAGCCGCAGCCGATTCCCTCAACGCGTTCTACCAGGCCGTCACGGATGGCAGCATCGACAGCATGATGAGCCTGTGGATCGACGAGGACTTCGCGAGCTACATCTGCGCGGACGGCTCGCACTGGCACGGTCTCGAGCACATTCGCGCGGGGCTCGCGGCGCAGTTGGAAGCGGGAGCGTTGCCGGCATCGATCGAGCCGCTCGACATTCGCGTCTACGACAGCCTCGGCACCGTCGTCTACGCGATCGCCGAAGCGCACCAGCCGGCCGATCCGCTCGAGACGCCGCGCATGGTGTTCTCGACGTACGTGATGGTTCACGAGCGCGGCGAATGGCGCATCGCGCACATTCACGCGAGCCCGATGCCGGACGATACGGCCACGCACTTTGCCGCGAAGCTGCGGCACGGACAGGGGCCGCTGCACTGA
- the waaF gene encoding lipopolysaccharide heptosyltransferase II encodes MRRALVIAPNWIGDALMAQPLFALLKTLHPRIAIDAVAPGWVAPVLERMPEIHDVYATDLAHGKLQLLRRWQLASDLRDVGYDAAYVLPNSLKSALIPWLAGIALRIGYTGENRFGLLNVRHANPRKDERPPMSGHYAALAYAPGANVPKLQESLPMPRLESDLNEASRVSARFNLDTRVPLVVFCPGAEYGAAKRWPPEHFAALAQIVGQSFPYTQIVALGSGKDSPIAQQISERAPSVRNLCGQTSLSEACALISRASAVVTNDSGLMHVAAALRRPLVAVYGSTDPRHTPPLSELAKVQWLHLECSPCFQRECPLGHLNCLRELSAEQVFGDLRGMLLGER; translated from the coding sequence ATGCGTCGCGCGTTGGTTATCGCACCGAATTGGATCGGTGACGCATTGATGGCGCAGCCGCTGTTTGCGCTCCTGAAGACGCTCCATCCGCGCATCGCCATCGATGCGGTCGCGCCCGGCTGGGTCGCGCCCGTGCTCGAACGGATGCCGGAAATCCACGATGTTTACGCGACCGATCTCGCCCACGGCAAGCTGCAATTGCTGCGCCGCTGGCAGCTCGCGAGCGACCTGCGCGATGTCGGCTACGACGCCGCCTACGTGCTGCCGAATTCGCTCAAATCGGCGCTGATTCCGTGGCTGGCGGGAATCGCACTGCGCATCGGCTACACCGGAGAGAACCGCTTCGGCCTCTTGAACGTGCGTCACGCGAATCCGCGCAAGGACGAGCGGCCGCCGATGAGCGGCCACTACGCCGCCCTCGCCTACGCGCCCGGCGCCAACGTGCCGAAGCTGCAGGAAAGCCTGCCGATGCCGCGGCTCGAATCCGACCTCAACGAGGCGTCGCGCGTGTCGGCGCGTTTCAACCTTGACACGCGCGTGCCGCTCGTCGTGTTCTGCCCCGGGGCGGAATACGGCGCCGCCAAGCGCTGGCCGCCCGAGCATTTCGCGGCGCTCGCGCAGATCGTCGGACAGTCGTTCCCGTACACGCAGATCGTCGCGCTCGGTTCCGGTAAGGACAGCCCGATTGCCCAGCAGATCTCCGAGCGCGCGCCGAGCGTGCGCAACCTGTGCGGACAGACCTCGCTCAGCGAAGCCTGCGCGCTGATCTCGCGCGCGAGCGCCGTCGTCACCAACGATTCGGGCCTGATGCACGTCGCGGCCGCCCTGCGGCGCCCGCTCGTGGCCGTCTACGGCTCGACGGATCCGCGCCACACGCCGCCATTGTCGGAGCTCGCAAAGGTACAATGGCTGCATCTCGAATGCAGTCCCTGTTTTCAGCGCGAATGTCCGCTGGGCCATCTGAACTGCCTGCGCGAATTGAGCGCGGAACAGGTATTCGGCGACCTGCGCGGGATGCTGCTCGGCGAGCGCTGA
- a CDS encoding zinc-finger domain-containing protein, with amino-acid sequence MSEIKEMPLVELTAKDLPAYCPNPHMDRKMTHPRVFIDVTHGEARCPYCSTRYKLRDGEVIRGH; translated from the coding sequence ATGAGCGAAATCAAGGAAATGCCGCTGGTCGAACTGACGGCGAAGGATCTGCCCGCGTACTGCCCGAACCCGCATATGGATCGCAAGATGACGCATCCGCGCGTGTTCATCGACGTGACGCACGGCGAAGCTCGCTGCCCGTACTGCAGCACGCGCTACAAGCTGCGCGACGGCGAAGTCATTCGGGGCCATTGA
- a CDS encoding branched-chain amino acid transaminase gives MSMADRDGKIWMDGKLIEWRDAKIHVLTHTLHYGMGVFEGVRAYQTDSGTAIFRLKEHTKRLFNSAKIFQMDVPFDRETIEGAQREVVRENKLESCYLRPIIWVGSEKLGVSAKGNTIHVAIAAWPWGAYLGEDGLAKGIRVKTSSFTRHHVNVSMVRAKASGWYVNSILANQEATADGYDEALLLDVDGYVSEGSGENFFLVNNGKLYTPDLSSCLDGITRDTVITLAKDAGIEVIEKRITRDEVYTADEAFFTGTAAEVTPIRELDNRTIGNGARGPVTEKLQSAFFDVVAGKNPKYAHWLTKI, from the coding sequence ATGTCAATGGCCGATCGCGACGGCAAGATCTGGATGGACGGCAAGCTGATCGAATGGCGCGACGCCAAGATCCACGTCCTGACTCATACCCTGCACTACGGCATGGGCGTTTTCGAAGGCGTGCGGGCTTATCAGACCGATAGCGGCACCGCGATCTTCCGTCTGAAAGAACATACGAAGCGCCTCTTCAATTCCGCCAAGATTTTCCAGATGGACGTGCCGTTCGATCGCGAAACGATCGAAGGCGCGCAGCGCGAAGTGGTCCGCGAGAACAAGCTCGAATCGTGCTACCTGCGCCCGATCATCTGGGTCGGCTCGGAAAAGCTCGGCGTGTCCGCCAAGGGCAACACGATCCACGTCGCCATCGCCGCATGGCCGTGGGGCGCCTATCTCGGCGAAGACGGGCTCGCCAAGGGCATCCGCGTCAAGACCTCGTCGTTCACGCGCCATCACGTGAATGTGTCGATGGTGCGCGCGAAGGCGTCCGGCTGGTACGTGAACTCGATTCTCGCGAACCAGGAAGCCACCGCCGACGGCTACGACGAAGCGCTCCTGCTCGACGTGGACGGCTACGTTTCGGAAGGCTCGGGCGAGAACTTCTTCCTCGTGAACAACGGCAAGCTGTACACGCCTGATCTGTCGTCGTGCCTCGACGGCATCACGCGCGACACCGTCATCACGCTCGCGAAGGACGCCGGCATCGAAGTGATCGAAAAGCGCATCACGCGCGACGAAGTCTATACGGCCGACGAAGCCTTCTTCACGGGCACCGCCGCCGAAGTCACGCCGATCCGCGAGCTCGACAACCGCACGATCGGCAACGGCGCGCGCGGCCCGGTCACCGAGAAGCTGCAATCGGCGTTCTTCGACGTGGTCGCCGGCAAGAACCCGAAATACGCGCATTGGCTGACTAAAATCTAA
- a CDS encoding AzlC family ABC transporter permease translates to MLARLSETDRAAFKQGVRAISPTLTAMFSWGLVTGIAMSKSVLTVPQALAMSLLVYAGSSQLAVLPLLAAKLPVWTVLLTAAMVNMRFVIFSAGLAPHFSYLTLPRRLVLGYFNGDLVYLLFQKKSFATGHVPGKQAYFWGMSLTSWVTWQVSSIIGILLASLFPDSWGLGLAGTLALIPIMISAIVSRSTLVAVVVAGIVALLADALPYRLALPLAVFAALAAGSAADLLAERADLKRVRAGGKAGDPRNHAEDAQ, encoded by the coding sequence ATGCTCGCTCGCCTGTCCGAAACCGATCGCGCCGCCTTCAAGCAAGGCGTCCGCGCGATTTCGCCGACCCTGACGGCGATGTTCTCGTGGGGTCTCGTCACCGGCATCGCGATGAGCAAATCGGTGCTGACCGTGCCGCAGGCGCTCGCGATGTCGCTCCTGGTCTACGCGGGGTCGTCGCAGCTCGCCGTGCTGCCGCTCCTGGCGGCCAAGCTGCCGGTCTGGACCGTGCTGCTCACCGCGGCCATGGTGAACATGCGCTTCGTGATCTTCAGCGCCGGGCTCGCGCCGCATTTCTCCTATTTGACGCTGCCGCGCCGGCTGGTGCTCGGCTACTTCAACGGCGACCTGGTCTACCTGCTGTTCCAGAAAAAGAGCTTCGCCACCGGCCACGTGCCGGGCAAGCAAGCCTACTTCTGGGGGATGTCGTTGACGAGCTGGGTCACGTGGCAGGTCTCGTCGATCATCGGCATCCTGCTCGCGAGCCTCTTTCCCGACAGCTGGGGCTTGGGCCTCGCGGGCACGCTCGCGCTGATTCCGATCATGATCTCGGCGATCGTGAGCCGCTCGACGCTCGTCGCGGTCGTCGTGGCCGGGATCGTCGCGCTGCTCGCCGACGCGCTGCCGTATCGCCTCGCGCTGCCGCTCGCCGTATTCGCCGCGCTCGCCGCCGGCAGCGCGGCCGATCTGCTCGCCGAGCGCGCCGATTTGAAGCGGGTCCGCGCCGGGGGCAAGGCCGGCGACCCTCGCAACCATGCGGAGGACGCGCAATGA
- a CDS encoding AzlD domain-containing protein — protein sequence MTTTQIWLAIFGMLVVTALTRALFLIGGERTVLPERVQRALRYAPAAALIAVVLPDVLVTSDGVVSFSLANHAFYGSLAGLAWFLWRRSMVETIVVGMLVFTAMRFLV from the coding sequence ATGACGACGACGCAAATCTGGCTCGCCATCTTCGGGATGCTCGTCGTCACCGCGCTCACTCGCGCGCTGTTTCTGATCGGCGGAGAGCGCACGGTGCTGCCCGAGCGCGTGCAGCGCGCACTGCGCTACGCGCCGGCGGCCGCCCTGATTGCCGTGGTCCTTCCGGATGTGCTGGTGACGTCGGACGGGGTGGTGTCGTTCAGCCTTGCGAACCATGCGTTTTACGGCTCGCTGGCCGGTCTCGCGTGGTTTTTGTGGCGCCGCAGCATGGTGGAGACGATCGTTGTCGGCATGCTGGTTTTTACCGCGATGCGGTTTCTGGTCTAG